From a single Bos indicus isolate NIAB-ARS_2022 breed Sahiwal x Tharparkar chromosome 11, NIAB-ARS_B.indTharparkar_mat_pri_1.0, whole genome shotgun sequence genomic region:
- the AIF1L gene encoding allograft inflammatory factor 1-like isoform X1, with translation MSVAFSNRFQGGKAFGLLKARQERRLAEINREFLCDQKYSDEENLPEKLTAFKEKYMEFDLNNEGEIDLMSLKRMMEKLGVPKTHLEMKKMISEVTGGVSDTISYRDFVNMMLGKRSAVLKLVMMFEGKANEGSSKPVGPPPERDIASLP, from the exons ATGTCGGTCGCGTTCAGCAACAGGTTCCAAG GAGGGAAAGCCTTCGGTTTGCTCAAAGCCCGGCAGGAGAGGAGGCTGGCCGAGATCAACCGG GAGTTCCTCTGCGACCAAAAGTACAGTGATGAAGAGAACCTGCCGGAAAAGCTCACAGCCTTTAAAG AGAAGTACATGGAGTTTGACCTGAACAATGAGGGAGAGATTG ATCTGATGTCTTTGAAGAGGATGATGGAGAAGCTTGGGGTCCCCAAGACCCACCTGGAGATGAAGAAGATGATCTCGGAGGTGACAGGTGGGGTCAGCGACACCATCTCCTACCGAGACTTCGTGAACATGATGCTGGGGAAGCGGTCGGCGGTCCTTAAGCT AGTCATGATGTTTGAAGGAAAAGCCAACGAGGGCAGCTCCAAGCCAGTCGGGCCCCCTCCAGAGAGAGACATCGCCAGCCTGCCCTGA
- the AIF1L gene encoding allograft inflammatory factor 1-like isoform X2 codes for MEFDLNNEGEIDLMSLKRMMEKLGVPKTHLEMKKMISEVTGGVSDTISYRDFVNMMLGKRSAVLKLVMMFEGKANEGSSKPVGPPPERDIASLP; via the exons ATGGAGTTTGACCTGAACAATGAGGGAGAGATTG ATCTGATGTCTTTGAAGAGGATGATGGAGAAGCTTGGGGTCCCCAAGACCCACCTGGAGATGAAGAAGATGATCTCGGAGGTGACAGGTGGGGTCAGCGACACCATCTCCTACCGAGACTTCGTGAACATGATGCTGGGGAAGCGGTCGGCGGTCCTTAAGCT AGTCATGATGTTTGAAGGAAAAGCCAACGAGGGCAGCTCCAAGCCAGTCGGGCCCCCTCCAGAGAGAGACATCGCCAGCCTGCCCTGA